The proteins below come from a single bacterium genomic window:
- a CDS encoding glycosyltransferase family 4 protein — MAKKVLVDARFVGSGSALGRYAEQLLLALLPLQSEIVIRPIFNSQLKKNIPYDLVRANPVWVDIPHYSFKEQLDFTYILRAQNPDLIHFTHFNAPIFSPKPFVVTIHDLTISKFVDKNHSSIRRWAYCFQLSQIAKRSDHIIAISQATAKDMERILKAPSGKISVVYEGIESKFRPQSKDQIAKFRKKYNLFDPFILYAGQWRPHKNLLRLFEAFSILKREYRIEEKLVLIGAKDPRYPEVPKKVKDLGLEKEVRFLGFVEEEMLPAVYSASSLLVMPSLAEGFGFPPLEAIACGGVVAASFISCLREVLDESAVFFDPYDIRDMAVKIYSALKNQKLRDILRLRGRKWVKRYNWEKTAKRTLLVYQNILS, encoded by the coding sequence ATGGCTAAAAAGGTTCTTGTTGATGCGAGATTTGTCGGTTCTGGTTCAGCTTTGGGGCGTTATGCTGAGCAGTTGCTCTTAGCCCTTTTGCCTTTGCAGTCAGAAATTGTTATCAGGCCTATATTCAACTCTCAGCTTAAAAAAAATATTCCTTATGATTTAGTCAGAGCCAATCCTGTTTGGGTTGATATTCCTCATTACTCTTTTAAAGAGCAGCTTGATTTTACTTATATTTTACGTGCCCAGAATCCTGATCTTATCCATTTTACTCATTTTAATGCCCCGATTTTTTCTCCCAAACCTTTTGTGGTGACTATTCATGATTTGACTATTTCTAAATTTGTTGACAAAAACCACAGTTCAATCAGACGTTGGGCTTATTGCTTTCAGCTTAGCCAGATTGCCAAAAGGTCAGATCATATTATTGCCATTTCGCAGGCTACTGCTAAAGATATGGAAAGGATATTAAAAGCTCCTTCTGGGAAAATTTCAGTAGTTTACGAAGGTATTGAGTCTAAATTCAGGCCGCAAAGCAAAGATCAAATCGCTAAGTTTAGAAAGAAATACAATCTTTTTGACCCTTTTATTCTTTATGCTGGTCAGTGGCGCCCGCATAAAAATTTGCTCCGCCTTTTTGAAGCTTTTTCTATACTCAAACGTGAATACCGTATAGAAGAAAAGCTGGTTTTAATTGGTGCTAAAGACCCTCGTTATCCAGAAGTGCCAAAAAAGGTGAAAGACTTAGGTTTGGAAAAAGAGGTTAGATTTTTAGGCTTTGTTGAAGAAGAGATGCTCCCGGCTGTTTATTCAGCTTCTTCTCTTTTGGTTATGCCTTCTTTGGCTGAGGGTTTTGGCTTTCCTCCTCTGGAGGCAATTGCCTGTGGCGGTGTAGTTGCCGCCTCTTTTATTTCTTGTTTACGTGAAGTTTTAGACGAGAGCGCTGTCTTTTTTGACCCTTATGATATTAGGGATATGGCGGTTAAAATATACAGCGCTTTAAAAAATCAGAAATTAAGGGATATTTTGAGATTAAGAGGGCGAAAGTGGGTTAAAAGATACAACTGGGAAAAGACTGCTAAAAGAACACTTTTGGTTTATCAAAATATACTTTCCTGA